One candidate division WOR-3 bacterium genomic window carries:
- a CDS encoding SPOR domain-containing protein has translation MPFFLLLFSTLMVQDNQIFKIDPENLCYADLTLPEEILDYSLDGYLYILTSRHILSIDTTDLRIIDRTPLPQCFNYLALGKEEVFLIATSEIVKLARVSLAFKGGIGIESGLHEPMVAPGMVPGANLLYLIDHTEKKSIIRIFDLDRGKKLSTASFPRIIDFQYLPEKKCFVTIDSSSLTLLDLKLKTIKKLKLLFTGEKISITRYGYIITNHQGIFYLDSTGKLIDFQPVCLDGVVQNTDFIFLNEKSIVWIEPRTLRITKVIAHPGKIKAIQKLDDFYYFALLEDLKPMLFELSPPGLKYLKKKKLTPQAREESLTSPDSLLYYIQFNAFTEKTKAANYADSLRLLGLPVLIDSTPPGLFRVQLGGFATKSAAREMAEKIDLPSWIVHHQNLSHVIDTLFVYNDQTFVIKNGIISRKE, from the coding sequence ATGCCTTTCTTTTTATTACTGTTTTCCACCCTGATGGTCCAAGATAACCAAATTTTCAAAATTGACCCGGAAAATCTGTGTTATGCAGATTTGACTTTACCAGAGGAGATACTTGACTATTCACTTGATGGTTATTTATATATCTTGACCAGCCGTCATATACTCAGCATTGATACTACGGATTTAAGGATTATCGATCGCACTCCCTTGCCCCAGTGTTTCAACTATTTAGCCCTTGGGAAGGAAGAAGTATTCCTCATTGCGACTTCGGAGATCGTCAAACTGGCGCGTGTCAGCCTTGCCTTCAAGGGCGGCATCGGTATCGAATCCGGACTCCATGAACCAATGGTCGCACCAGGCATGGTTCCAGGTGCAAACCTGTTATATCTCATCGATCATACTGAAAAAAAGAGTATAATCCGCATATTTGACCTCGACCGAGGAAAAAAATTGAGCACAGCATCTTTTCCGCGCATCATTGATTTCCAATACCTGCCGGAAAAAAAATGTTTTGTCACAATTGATAGTTCCTCTCTCACCCTATTGGATCTTAAATTGAAAACCATAAAAAAATTAAAACTACTTTTTACAGGAGAAAAGATTTCTATTACCCGATACGGTTATATAATAACCAACCACCAGGGTATATTTTATTTAGACTCCACTGGGAAGTTAATCGATTTCCAACCAGTTTGTCTGGATGGTGTAGTTCAAAACACCGATTTCATCTTCTTAAACGAGAAATCCATCGTCTGGATTGAACCACGGACCCTGCGGATTACAAAGGTAATTGCACATCCGGGGAAAATTAAAGCCATCCAAAAACTCGATGATTTTTATTATTTTGCACTCTTGGAAGATTTAAAACCCATGCTCTTTGAACTTTCACCACCAGGTTTAAAGTATCTAAAAAAGAAAAAACTTACTCCCCAGGCAAGGGAAGAATCCCTTACCAGTCCAGATTCACTACTTTACTACATCCAGTTCAATGCCTTTACCGAGAAGACCAAAGCCGCAAACTACGCAGATAGTCTCCGACTCCTTGGCTTGCCGGTGCTTATTGACTCTACACCTCCCGGTCTCTTCCGGGTACAACTCGGGGGTTTTGCTACCAAAAGTGCTGCTCGGGAGATGGCAGAAAAAATAGATCTTCCCTCATGGATTGTTCATCACCAAAACCTCAGTCATGTAATTGATACACTTTTTGTATATAATGACCAGACTTTTGTCATAAAAAATGGCATAATATCCCGAAAGGAGTGA
- the rnc gene encoding ribonuclease III, translating into MKSRRSPTSKDIEKALGLKFKNKKLLQKALTHSSAVPDSPEASNETLEFLGDAVLELVVREFLIEKHPGAEEGRLNQLKKRYTSEEALYRLGKTLGLGNFLILDRGEELTGGRERASNISGCLEALIGALYLDQGFSYTKEFLKKILLNKKFRLPRDYKSLLNEWAMKHKKTVKYIVTQEQGLPHDKTFFVELFIDEQSVAQGKGKSKKEAEQDAARKFMRHKE; encoded by the coding sequence TTGAAATCGAGGCGATCGCCCACATCTAAAGATATTGAGAAGGCACTGGGTCTAAAATTTAAAAACAAAAAACTCCTCCAAAAGGCACTTACCCACTCCTCAGCTGTGCCCGATTCCCCGGAAGCGTCCAATGAAACCCTCGAATTTCTCGGCGATGCGGTATTAGAGTTGGTGGTACGGGAGTTTTTAATAGAAAAACATCCCGGGGCAGAAGAAGGAAGATTGAATCAATTGAAAAAGAGGTACACGAGTGAGGAGGCGCTTTATCGACTCGGCAAGACGTTAGGACTCGGTAATTTTCTCATCCTCGATCGAGGTGAAGAACTAACCGGAGGAAGAGAAAGAGCCTCAAATATTAGTGGTTGTCTGGAGGCATTGATCGGCGCCCTCTATCTTGACCAAGGTTTTTCGTATACAAAAGAATTCTTAAAAAAAATCCTTTTAAATAAAAAATTTCGATTGCCCCGGGATTATAAATCATTACTAAACGAATGGGCTATGAAGCATAAAAAAACGGTTAAATATATAGTAACGCAGGAACAAGGACTTCCTCACGATAAAACATTCTTTGTGGAGTTGTTTATCGATGAACAGTCGGTTGCCCAAGGAAAGGGGAAGAGTAAAAAAGAAGCCGAACAGGATGCAGCGAGAAAGTTTATGCGTCACAAAGAATAA
- a CDS encoding RidA family protein, which produces MKKIIKTENAPRAIGPYSQAVMVGNLIFTAGQIGLNPATGELVGETITAQTEQTLKNLRAVLIAAGVDLKNVVKTTVYLTRPTDFPLMNEIYAQYFETEPPARTTIFVSSLPKGALIEIEAIAHI; this is translated from the coding sequence ATGAAAAAAATCATTAAAACCGAGAATGCGCCCCGTGCGATTGGCCCTTATTCCCAGGCCGTAATGGTAGGGAATCTCATCTTCACCGCGGGGCAGATCGGACTGAATCCCGCTACCGGGGAACTGGTTGGGGAGACAATAACCGCCCAGACCGAACAGACACTGAAAAATCTTAGGGCGGTTTTGATTGCCGCGGGTGTGGACCTGAAGAATGTAGTAAAGACCACCGTCTACCTCACCAGACCAACAGACTTTCCCTTGATGAACGAAATCTACGCCCAGTATTTCGAGACCGAACCTCCGGCAAGGACGACAATTTTTGTGAGCAGCCTACCTAAAGGAGCACTCATTGAAATCGAGGCGATCGCCCACATCTAA